A segment of the Oncorhynchus tshawytscha isolate Ot180627B linkage group LG19, Otsh_v2.0, whole genome shotgun sequence genome:
aaataaaatgttatttgtcacatgcttcatagacaacaggtgtagactaaaagtgaaatggttacttgcggGGCCATTTCCAACAACAGTTAAATAAGCTTTATttctataaaaaatatatataaatagtgGAAGGAATAAATAcagtaaataacaaataaaatgaGTAAtatatggctatatatagggagtagaaaataacatgactacatACAGAAAGtatcagtaccgagtcaatgtgcaggggtacaaggtaattgaggtagccataggtagggttaaagtgactagacaaccaGATAGATAagaaagtagcagcagcatatgtgcgAGTGTGAAAGTGTATGTAAGGCGTCagtatgcatgtttgtgtgtgggcgtatgtcgtgtgtgttggggtgtcaatgcaagtgtgtgggtagagtccagtgtgtgcaaagagtcagtgcaaaaaagGGTCCATGCAAGTAGCCCGGGTAGCCATTCGATTTGCTTTTTAGGGTCCTGTTAGTAAACAATGAGGTGTAATGGGTTCGTACTCAAAAATGTTACATAAAGCTTACATCGTTACTCAATgtttgttggttccagacttggtgaaTTGGTACCTCTTTTGCTGTGCAATTCTATAAACGTTACAGTGAAggaagttgctagctagctgaATGTTTGTGGTAATGCGTAGTGGGTGCGGTCCACAGATAGACCACTCCTAAAAATTATACAAAAGCGCTGGAGCATCCCTTTAAGCATTTACAAATTCTGAAAATTTTGTAAGAATTGGAATTTGTTTAACTACTATGAAATGATATTAGGGGcttccagagtggcgcagcggtctaggcactgcatttcagtgataaaggagtcactacagaccctggttcgattccaggttgtACCACAACAGGCcttgattgagagtcccatagggcggcgcacaattggcccaacccgtcattgtaaatacaattttgttcttcactgacttgcctagttaaataaaggttcaattaatttttttttttttaaatggatgacGTGGTGCACAATTTTCGGGGACCTGTTTTGGCTCGTGAGCGCTACATTCAAAGCTACTGCTGCCGGCAGAAATTATACAAATCCTTTAAAGCAtcactttagctagctaactagcaggatagtcaattagctagctagcttgttagctaactaCACAACTTTTTCAGAACAGCAAGGAAACAATAACAATCCACAAGGTGTGAAGAAATTGCGTTTGTTTAGAGGCATCTCTGTATGTATTTAGTTGGTGCACAACAGTGCTGATACATTATTATTTGCACGAGTTATTTACCTTTTGCAAGTGCGACAGTCGAATTCTCAGTATCAATAGTGTAGAGGATCCCTTCGTAACGAATTTCGGCCTTCGAGATTAGGCTGATTTTGCTCCCGATATAAGGGGTTCCTCCACTCATGGTGTCTTCCCGGTCTTAGATGGCTAAATTGCCAACGATCTCCCTCCCAACTGAACGTTTCTTTGAATAATTTAACTTTGGCTAGCTCTGTTTTGTGCTTCTCTGACTTGCTATATTTTTGGTCCTCCACTACAATATGGCTACCTCATTTTCCACCGTCTTTCTAAACACGGGGGCTAACGGGAAATCAAAATCTCGCGCTTTTTCACCAAAGTCTGGAACATGTCTGCTAAAtataaacaataataataaagcTTTGATTTGCAGATTAGTATGCCTATTTAATTCCTTCTATATCTATATGATACATGTTTGGAAGCACTACTGTACGGTGTCATGTGGAATGAAAAACGTTGAGGTGCAATATGCAGCTCAAATCTTCATAAACGTAGTATGGTGGTCCTTTCTTGAAATTCTATTTCTACATATGAAACCCACGCGCATGCGTACATTCTAAATTACGATTTGCACAACGGTCTATCATCAAAGATGGCGGGAGCCTCCGACCCACTGGAGGACATGCTCTTCAATGAGGTAGACGAAAAAGCTGTAAGCGACTTAGTGGGCTCTTTGGAATCGCAACTTGTCAGCCAAAAGACTTCGCCCGCCACATATTCTAATATCAAGCGAGAAGGATCTACGGGCGCTGTTAGCCAGTTCTCAGGGAAACTGCGTGATCAAGCGGGGTCTCTGGAGCCGCCACAACAAGGACACCCAAAAGCGGCGTTAAACGCGGAACCCATCGCGAATCAGGCGATGTCCAATAAGATTATCAGCGCTTCCACTTCTTCCATCACTACTGGGGGTGTTTTAAACGCTGGTACTAATCTACAAACATATGGAGCCGCATCTCAAACCATTTCCACCGCACCACCAGGATCGGTAACTTTGCCTGCTCAGTCGACTAGCTTCAACAGAGGGACTATTTTGGGTCCTGCTGGCACATCAGCGGTGACTGTTCCCAATCCaaacatcacaacaacaacaacaacaacaactatcaGGACTGCTTCACCTGGTTTACAGAGTTTTAACGGTAACACTGGAGCTCTGAAGTTGGTCAACTCGCCAGCAGCTTCCCAAGTCGGGTCAGGCAGCAGCACTGTTGTAAGTACTGTCAGTGCGGGCAATTCCAATATCATTGTGTCCATGACTTCACAACCTCCTTCTCTGCCAAACTTTACTGGACCTCAACAGTCTGCAGTGGCTATTACTCCCACTATTGCATTGCAAAGACAGCCCAGCCCCATGGCCATTGCCTCACAGAATGGAGTAATAGACCCCAAGGTTTCTGCAGTGGTCACACAGGGTGCAGGTTCCCTAGGGGCCACCACCTCTCAGGTCATGAACCACAGCAACACTCTCATGCACACTAAAATGGTGGCACCCAACCAGCCAGTCTCTGCTGGCCAATCAATAATTCTCGGAGGGTCTCCCCCTCCTGTTGTTGTTAACTCACCAATAAGCCAGCCACAGAGTGTGGCGAGTCCCACTCTCACAGCTGGGGTGAAACCAACTGTTAATGGAGTTGGTCAGCCCACAGTGACCATCGTGAGGCCCCCCAGTGCTCCTGTGATGGCTACCCCCGTACAGCAGCAGAGACCTGGGCTGTTAGCAAGTACCACGAGGACTGCTGCACCACAGCTGGCCGTCAGACCACCACAAAAGACCACCATTCAGTTACCCCCTGGATTTACCATACCACCCGGTAAGGAACCCTACTGATGTTGTAGAACTTTTAGAAACTAGGATCTGACACCCTGGAATGTTTTGACCCATTAGTCATTCAATTAATCATATTCATATAGTATGTAGCCTATAGCATAGTGTGCTATTCACTTTTGCTTAGGCCAAAACCCCtgcaaaagagcaacaaaaaAGTTGAcaatttaaaatgtcatattgaGAAAGATGTGTGACCTGACTGTGTTTCTCCCTCAGGTATGGTGCTGGTGCGTACGGACACGGGACAGCTAGTGATGGTGACTCAGCAGGTTCTAGCCCAGGCCCAGGCTAAGACCCAACAAGGCCAGGCTGCTGTCTCCAACATCTCCCCCCAGCCTGGAATCCCCACCGCCGGGGCCAACATCAGAGTTAGCACTCCCAGCCAGGTACTGTATGGGGGAATCAGGCTAAAGTTGTCTGGAGTGGGCTGGAATGGATTTATATCATATTAAACGTCTTTGTATATCTGAATGGTGTGTGTCTGCCATGTAGTGTCCACATCCACAATCCTCTTGATTGGACCAAGTACAGTCatgctgtttgtttgtgggtttGGCATAAGATCGATGCTGCTCAGGTCAGGAATATTCTGGGAGATGATGTGGTACCTGATTGTAGAAGAGCTTGTCATGAGACCATAGATTATTGTGCCTGTGGTTAGTAGTCGGGTCTTGGTGCAGCGTCGTGAGAGGCATTTAACTGCCCCCTGTCTCAACTGAAGGTCTACCCAGATGTTGTAGGAGTGTCCCATTGTTTCTTCCTCTTCACCCTATTCCCCTCTAGTGTTGTGCCAGTGTGATTTCACTTTTAGGAAGTCACAACAAGTTGACCATGTATCCCGGTACTAATCTGTAATGACTGTTTTTTTTTCGTCCAATGTCCCTCTGACCCCATGCTCCCCCTGTTCTCTGCAGGCCCCTGGTACGCCCCAGGCTGTCCGTCTGGCGTCCCCTTTCCAGGCAAGAATGGcccagtccccctctccctctagccCTGCTATACAGGTGTGCACTTCTTGTCTCCAATCAACGCCTTCTGTCAGAGAACACACACCTAATTATAGTAGCTACTAACTACATCCTCTTAGTAGATTTTTACATTTTTCAGCCCTGTTTTTATTTGGTTGTTTAGTTGTTTAATTTATGTCATGTTGTAATAGTGGTTGTTTAGTCTCTCAACTGAGTTGTGTTGTCTTAACAGTTGTGTTGTTTCCACTCCTGTATAAAGTTGTAGTCATTTATGCCTGTTGTCATTCTCTCCAGAAGGCCATAACCGTGGCACCTGCGGGTGCATCTGTGTCAGTGaaaatgaccacccctcagaaGGCCCAGTCTGTGATCACAGGGGGCCAGGCCTTGGTCAAGCCTGGTGCTGTACGGCCCACTATCACCCTGAACACTGCAGCAGCCAGTGCCTCTGGAAGCCCTATTGCAACAGTCTCCCAGGTTTGTCAATTGTGTTACTTGTTTTTGTCAACAGGGGTACTTTGCTTCTGACACTTTGCTAGACCTGAACATTGCAGGGTTTACCACCTTTTTTGTTTACTGTGAAGTGTGTTGTGATTTTAAATCTTCTTAAAAATAAAGTTTGATTGAATAAAATGTTATAATAAGGGGTGGTGGTGACATGAGAAGTACATTTGAATGGAAAGTAATCATACCAAATGACCCATTTTCCTCTCTTACAGGAAATGCAGGAGAATGTGAAGAAGTGCAAGAACTTCCTGTCCACCCTGATCAAACTGGCGTCCCACAACTCCCCCTCCCCTGACACATCTAAGAACGTCAAGACCCTGGTGCAGGATCTACTGGTGAGTCAAGACTCCTATAGAGGACAACTATAGATGGAAATTCTAATGACTAGATGACCTAGTCCTTGTATCATTAACACATGCCTTATGAATGACTTATGGATGTTTATAAATGAAAGTTATTAGAAAGTGTTTTTGTGCTTTGTTTTGTAGTTCTATTGTCAGCAGAGTGAAAAGGTCCATGACATTTCATTATAAAATGATTTTTTAACGGTCCCCTGTCTTTGATTAGGATGCTAAAATCGAGCCTGAGGAATTCACCACGAGTCTGCAGGCTGAGCTGAAATCCTCTCCACAGCCGTACCTCATCCCCTTCCTCAAGGTTTGTTTGTAACCCTCAGCCCCCAGCATTCCTGCCTTTTTTTAGCTTATTGCTATGCAATTGAAATGCAATTACTAAATACTATGGAACAAGTTATTACGACAAGGTTACTAGTATAATTAGTGTTACTGCACAGGTATAAGAGAAGCTTAATGTAAAGTAAACACTAAATTTCATAGCAGACCTGTTGCAGAATTATACAAAATATAGACAGTCAATTGTTGACGACATTATCCATGTAACCTGGATGTGTTTCCCTCTGTACAGAAAAGCCTCCCTGCCCTGCGGCTGTCCCTTCTCAACAACCAGCAGTCTCTTCTGGCCTCCACCTCCGCTTCTGCCCTGGCcgtcccctccacctccaccatcagGCCCCGGCTCCCCACCACCATCAGCCCCGCCACAGGCATCGTCAGGTCACCTACCACTGCCCTGGTATGACCCTCTGGGACTTAGACACTGGAGAGAAGCTCTGCAGTTTCTAATGGTTCTCTCTATGATGGGCCTAGTATAATTGATTTAAGGCCGTACTAGGTTATGTCTCTATAATAggcatagaaacacacacacacacacacttgaagccATTCTATGTTGTCTATTATATTCATTGTGTTGTATTCTGTCTGTTATGTGCCACTTCGCTCAACTACTGTGAGTTCCATTTTCTGTCTTCATGTTCTTATagctcctctcttccccttctctcttccaggGTGTGAGAAGACCAGGGGTCCAGGGGGTCCAGACCCGCATGCCCATGGTCATCACTCAGACTATACGACCGCAAGGTACTAGTACTGCATagcaccctctctctacccttatgCAGACATATCCTGTCCATACAAGCTTAATTTGACATCCCAGTGCTCtccatttatgtttttgttattGGTGAATGGCAGGAGTTTTCCCCCAGTGGGCACTCGTTTTTCCCACATGATTCAACTTCTCAAGGCCTGCATTGTTACTAGGTGTCTCAGGTGTGATAGGGTTGGGCTCTAACAAAATGTACCAGCAGGGGATGCCCCAGGACCGGAGTTAACCCCTGGTTAAGAGCACTGCACAGAGGCCTATTTACTCACCATGCTATTGAACAGCTTGTAATGATATGTCTTGTTAATTTGTCAGGTGTAGTTACAAGAGGACCCTCTATTATCCCGGGCAGAAGTCCTGTGGGCATTGGTGCCCAGGCCTCTGCCAATCAGAAGAAGCTGAATGAGCCTGGAGGTGGGACGTTCAGGTACGtaatagggtggcaggtagcctagcaattaagtgccagtaaccgaatggtccctggttcgaatcccagaACAGACTAGATGaacaatctgtcgatgtgcccttgagcaaggcacttaaccatatgTGCTCCTGTAACTTGTTCTGGAtaggagcatctgctaaatgactaacatgtcaaTGTAATATCCTGGTTGGCAGAGGAAAACTATAGGCACACTGTGGGTATCTGACCCCATGGAAACCTATTCAAGGCTCTTGGCATTGTTGGGCTAACGATGTTTACACACACAGTTTTGAGTTATAGTTCAAATCAGAGTTCAATTATTTGTTGCATTGTATTTTTTTCATTTGGTCAGGTTGGTTTTACATCgccaaatgtaaaaataaaaaataaatctatTTATGATTTTCATGAATCATCACTTGTGTGTCCCAATGTTCATAATTCTTTCGCTTTGGACTTCCAACAACATGCGTGAGGAAACAGCGCAATAGCTGCTCTAACTGCAACGGGAATAGACTATATTCAGTAGACTATATCCCCGGTATAGACCCCGTCTCACATAATCTGAATCGGATGCAATAATAAATGCGCTGCTACTCACAGAATGTTTCAGAGATATCAAGTTATGATGCTGCATGTATTTACCAAATGTTCTCAGTCACACAACCAATAATAGTGCATGACTGGTTATTTTCCTGTGTTTGGCCCAGACTGTTCTCAACTGCAGCGTACCGCACGCACCACAGTATGAATTGAATCGGACTGAGACCATCCTTTTTTAGAGAACCACTGTGTGTTGTTGAATGCTCCCAACGAACCAAACTAAGGGGGTTAACACACCAGAGTTAGACAAAACCACTCCAAACTAATTTGGCGTGAAATCCCCCTAAGATACTTTAAAAATTTCCATCATGGTGTATGTAAACCGATCAACCACAGGATGGCAGTATTTCACAGATTTTGACCCAACGGTAGAGTAGAAACATACTAAAGCTAAATAAACTCCCATCCCTGATCAGTGTAAATAACTTCATATCCTCTGAGAAATTGACTTGAAATCTACATGGTGTAATGAACCAAGATATTATCAATGTTATCTGGCCAATTCTAtgatcacaccctgatctgtgtgtactgtatgtctttAGAGATGACGATGACATCAATGACGTGGCGTCCATGGCGGGGGTAAACCTGAACGAGGAAAACGCCCGCATCATGGCCACCAACTCTGAGCTGGTGGGCACCAAGATCCGCTCCTGTAAGGACGAGGCCTTCCTCCCGCCAGGCCTGCTGCACAGACGCATCATGGAGGCTGGTAGGTCATACCAGATGAGAGGCACTTGTTCACAAGGAAATGACTGGTGTAAGGCACAAGCTGCTGAAAGTAGTGGAGCTCGGCCCTGATGTCTGTCGATCATCAATAAATGACTGGCCACACCTTGCCATCCCACCCTAGATAATGGCACTGATTGGCTGTCCCAATATAGTGTGCCTTTAACCCCTTTAACGTCTTTTCTCTCAGCCAAGAGATTTGGGGTGACCGAGGTCCCAGCTGAGACAGTGAACTACATCTCCCATGCTACCCAGGCCAGGCTGAGATCCATGCTGGAGAAAGTGTCCACTATCGCCCAGCACCGCACCGACGGGGGCAAGGTAAGCGCAGGGAGAGTAGAGGTTGTCATGAACAGAAGTACATAAACCGTGAATATGAATAACACACATAGATATGAACAACAACATGAGCAGTACACAAACTACATAAACACCACTGTTCCTGTCCCTtctgtctttcactctccctctctcccctctctttctctctcccctctctttcactctctcactctccctctctcccctctctttctctctcccctctctttcactctccctctctcccctctctttcactcaccctctctcctctttcactctccctctctcctctctcactctccctctctcccctctctttcactctccctctctcactctccctctctcccctctttcactctcccctctcactctccctctcccctctctttcactctccctctctttcactctccctctctcccctctctttcacgctccctctctttcacgctccctctctcccctctctttcactctccctctctcccctctctttcactctccttctctccccctctctttcactctccttctctcccctctctttcactctccttctctcccctctctttcactctccctctctccctctctttcactctccctc
Coding sequences within it:
- the LOC112218834 gene encoding transcription initiation factor TFIID subunit 4 isoform X1 codes for the protein MAGASDPLEDMLFNEVDEKAVSDLVGSLESQLVSQKTSPATYSNIKREGSTGAVSQFSGKLRDQAGSLEPPQQGHPKAALNAEPIANQAMSNKIISASTSSITTGGVLNAGTNLQTYGAASQTISTAPPGSVTLPAQSTSFNRGTILGPAGTSAVTVPNPNITTTTTTTTIRTASPGLQSFNGNTGALKLVNSPAASQVGSGSSTVVSTVSAGNSNIIVSMTSQPPSLPNFTGPQQSAVAITPTIALQRQPSPMAIASQNGVIDPKVSAVVTQGAGSLGATTSQVMNHSNTLMHTKMVAPNQPVSAGQSIILGGSPPPVVVNSPISQPQSVASPTLTAGVKPTVNGVGQPTVTIVRPPSAPVMATPVQQQRPGLLASTTRTAAPQLAVRPPQKTTIQLPPGFTIPPGMVLVRTDTGQLVMVTQQVLAQAQAKTQQGQAAVSNISPQPGIPTAGANIRVSTPSQAPGTPQAVRLASPFQARMAQSPSPSSPAIQKAITVAPAGASVSVKMTTPQKAQSVITGGQALVKPGAVRPTITLNTAAASASGSPIATVSQEMQENVKKCKNFLSTLIKLASHNSPSPDTSKNVKTLVQDLLDAKIEPEEFTTSLQAELKSSPQPYLIPFLKKSLPALRLSLLNNQQSLLASTSASALAVPSTSTIRPRLPTTISPATGIVRSPTTALGVRRPGVQGVQTRMPMVITQTIRPQGVVTRGPSIIPGRSPVGIGAQASANQKKLNEPGGGTFRDDDDINDVASMAGVNLNEENARIMATNSELVGTKIRSCKDEAFLPPGLLHRRIMEAAKRFGVTEVPAETVNYISHATQARLRSMLEKVSTIAQHRTDGGKDEEWYEPSTDVRAQLRFFEQLERMEKQRKDEQEREVLLKAAKSRARQEDPEQARLKAKAKEMQQAEQAQIRQREANLTALAAIGPRKKRKMDSPGGSTSGTEVASGSGDGSSTAASSRQQLRQRITRVNLRDFIFCLEQERATSRSLLLYKALLK
- the LOC112218834 gene encoding transcription initiation factor TFIID subunit 4 isoform X2 produces the protein MAGASDPLEDMLFNEVDEKAVSDLVGSLESQLVSQKTSPATYSNIKREGSTGAVSQFSGKLRDQAGSLEPPQQGHPKAALNAEPIANQAMSNKIISASTSSITTGGVLNAGTNLQTYGAASQTISTAPPGSVTLPAQSTSFNRGTILGPAGTSAVTVPNPNITTTTTTTTIRTASPGLQSFNGNTGALKLVNSPAASQVGSGSSTVVSTVSAGNSNIIVSMTSQPPSLPNFTGPQQSAVAITPTIALQRQPSPMAIASQNGVIDPKVSAVVTQGAGSLGATTSQVMNHSNTLMHTKMVAPNQPVSAGQSIILGGSPPPVVVNSPISQPQSVASPTLTAGVKPTVNGVGQPTVTIVRPPSAPVMATPVQQQRPGLLASTTRTAAPQLAVRPPQKTTIQLPPGFTIPPGMVLVRTDTGQLVMVTQQVLAQAQAKTQQGQAAVSNISPQPGIPTAGANIRVSTPSQAPGTPQAVRLASPFQARMAQSPSPSSPAIQAITVAPAGASVSVKMTTPQKAQSVITGGQALVKPGAVRPTITLNTAAASASGSPIATVSQEMQENVKKCKNFLSTLIKLASHNSPSPDTSKNVKTLVQDLLDAKIEPEEFTTSLQAELKSSPQPYLIPFLKKSLPALRLSLLNNQQSLLASTSASALAVPSTSTIRPRLPTTISPATGIVRSPTTALGVRRPGVQGVQTRMPMVITQTIRPQGVVTRGPSIIPGRSPVGIGAQASANQKKLNEPGGGTFRDDDDINDVASMAGVNLNEENARIMATNSELVGTKIRSCKDEAFLPPGLLHRRIMEAAKRFGVTEVPAETVNYISHATQARLRSMLEKVSTIAQHRTDGGKDEEWYEPSTDVRAQLRFFEQLERMEKQRKDEQEREVLLKAAKSRARQEDPEQARLKAKAKEMQQAEQAQIRQREANLTALAAIGPRKKRKMDSPGGSTSGTEVASGSGDGSSTAASSRQQLRQRITRVNLRDFIFCLEQERATSRSLLLYKALLK